One genomic window of Centropristis striata isolate RG_2023a ecotype Rhode Island chromosome 20, C.striata_1.0, whole genome shotgun sequence includes the following:
- the psap gene encoding prosaposin isoform X1: MLLLTLLFVGAAVATPLLGTEQCARGPPYWCQNVKTASQCGAVTHCQQNVWNKPQMKTVPCDLCKEVLIVVEQFLKDNATESEVLGYLEKVCQLIPEKPLSDECKQMVDEYYPVLMAIIKGELEDPSVVCAAIGLCESQQAALAKVHAKEQLISNEIPQVDLSQKVSPFLLNVPQLLYPQESPKQEAPKQETPKQDNDVCQDCIKFVTDAQAEAKQNSSYLDSFIQNIENQCDLLGPSLAEMCKQYVSQYGGVVVQMIMSMDPKDLCVHAGFCTAMKKSFPMLKLQAAKTLPAAKTLPAAKTLPAAKTLPAAKTLPALKLFPATKVEAATDKSAKPMVRVRESPQCAICEFVMKQLETMLEDQKTEEEVIQAVEKVCTYLPSSLTAQCKDLVETYGQAIIELLVQQADPKTVCAVLALCNDASRAFVPALDQTRFKAGGYCKVCKMAVGYIDQLLEQNATEAQIEEAVRKVCSFLPDSFQTECDQMIEQYEPMLIQLLLQMLDPDFVCMKVGACPETLRRLLGMEQCSWGPAFWCKNMETATRCNAVAHCKRHVWV, encoded by the exons ATGCTGCTCCTAACTCTACTTTTCGTTGGTGCAG CTGTTGCGACCCCTCTGCTGGGCACTGAGCAGTGTGCCCGTGGGCCCCCCTACTGGTGTCAGAATGTAAAGACGGCCTCTCAGTGTGGAGCTGTGACCCACTGCCAGCAGAACGTCTGGAACAAGCCCCAGATG AAAACCGTGCCATGTGACCTGTGTAAAGAGGTGTTGATCGTGGTGGAGCAGTTTCTGAAGGACAATGCCActgag TCTGAAGTTCTTGGGTACCTGGAGAAGGTCTGCCAGCTCATCCCTGAAAAACCTCTGAGCGACGAATGCAAGCAGATGGTGGACGAGTACTACCCGGTCCTCATGGCAATCATTAAGGGAGAACTG gAGGATCCTTCTGTGGTTTGTGCAGCCATTGGGCTGTGTGAATCTCAGCAGGCAGCCCTGGCTAAGGTTCATGCGAAGGAGCAGCTCATATCCAACGAAATCCCCCAGGTGGACCTCAGCCAGAAAGTGTCCCCCTTCCTTCTCAATGTGCCCCAGCTCCTCTATCCTCAGGAGAGCCCCAAGCAGGAGGCCCCCAAACAAGAGACTCCAAAGCAG GATAATGATGTGTGCCAGGACTGCATCAAATTCGTGACTGACGCTCAAGCGGAGGCCAAGCAGAACTCCTCATATCTCGACTcttttattcaaaatattgaGAACCAGTGTGACCTGCTGGGACCAAGTTTGGCTGAAATG TGCAAGCAGTATGTCAGCCAGTATGGTGGTGTTGTTGTTCAGATGATCATGTCCATG GATCCCAAGGATCTGTGTGTCCATGCTGGTTTCTGTACTGCTATGAAGAAGTCCTTTCCCATGCTGAAGCTGCAGGCTGCCAAGACTCTACCTGCTGCCAAGACCCTACCTGCTGCCAAGACCCTACCTGCTGCCAAGACTCTACCTGCTGCCAAGACTCTACCTGCTCTGAAGCTTTTCCCTGCCACCAAGGTCGAGGCTGCCACTGACAAGTCTGCTAAG CCCATGGTGCGTGTCCGTGAATCCCCACAGTGCGCCATTTGTGAGTTTGTGATGAAGCAGTTGGAGACTATGCTGGAGGATCAGAAAACCGAG gagGAGGTGATTCAAGCTGTGGAGAAGGTGTGCACATATCTGCCGTCTTCTCTGACCGCCCAGTGTAAGGACCTGGTTGAAACCTACGGCCAGGCCATCATTGAGCTGCTGGTGCAGCAGGCCGACCCCAAGACCGTCTGCGCAGTGCTGGCACTCTGCAATGATGCCAGCCGTGCATTTGTCC CTGCTCTTGACCAGACTCGCTTCAAGGCTGGGGGCTACTGCAAGGTTTGCAAGATGGCCGTCGGTTACATTGATCAACTTCTGGAGCAGAACGCAACAGAGGCACAGATCGAGGAGGCTGTGAGGAAAGTGTGCAGCTTTCTGCCCGACTCTTTCCAGACCGAA TGCGACCAGATGATTGAACAGTATGAACCAATGCTGATCCAGCTGCTTCTCCAGATGCTCGACCCAGACTTTGTGTGCATG AAAGTGGGAGCCTGTCCTGAAACTCTGCGCAGGCTGCTGGGAATGGAGCAGTGCAGCTGGGGACCTGCATTCTGGTGCAAGAACATGGAGACAGCAACTCGGTGCAAT gCTGTGGCTCACTGCAAACGTCACGTGTGGGTATAG
- the psap gene encoding prosaposin isoform X2: MLLLTLLFVGAAVATPLLGTEQCARGPPYWCQNVKTASQCGAVTHCQQNVWNKPQMKTVPCDLCKEVLIVVEQFLKDNATESEVLGYLEKVCQLIPEKPLSDECKQMVDEYYPVLMAIIKGELEDPSVVCAAIGLCESQQAALAKVHAKEQLISNEIPQVDLSQKVSPFLLNVPQLLYPQESPKQEAPKQETPKQDNDVCQDCIKFVTDAQAEAKQNSSYLDSFIQNIENQCDLLGPSLAEMCKQYVSQYGGVVVQMIMSMDPKDLCVHAGFCTAMKKSFPMLKLQAAKTLPAAKTLPAAKTLPALKLFPATKVEAATDKSAKPMVRVRESPQCAICEFVMKQLETMLEDQKTEEEVIQAVEKVCTYLPSSLTAQCKDLVETYGQAIIELLVQQADPKTVCAVLALCNDASRAFVPALDQTRFKAGGYCKVCKMAVGYIDQLLEQNATEAQIEEAVRKVCSFLPDSFQTECDQMIEQYEPMLIQLLLQMLDPDFVCMKVGACPETLRRLLGMEQCSWGPAFWCKNMETATRCNAVAHCKRHVWV, translated from the exons ATGCTGCTCCTAACTCTACTTTTCGTTGGTGCAG CTGTTGCGACCCCTCTGCTGGGCACTGAGCAGTGTGCCCGTGGGCCCCCCTACTGGTGTCAGAATGTAAAGACGGCCTCTCAGTGTGGAGCTGTGACCCACTGCCAGCAGAACGTCTGGAACAAGCCCCAGATG AAAACCGTGCCATGTGACCTGTGTAAAGAGGTGTTGATCGTGGTGGAGCAGTTTCTGAAGGACAATGCCActgag TCTGAAGTTCTTGGGTACCTGGAGAAGGTCTGCCAGCTCATCCCTGAAAAACCTCTGAGCGACGAATGCAAGCAGATGGTGGACGAGTACTACCCGGTCCTCATGGCAATCATTAAGGGAGAACTG gAGGATCCTTCTGTGGTTTGTGCAGCCATTGGGCTGTGTGAATCTCAGCAGGCAGCCCTGGCTAAGGTTCATGCGAAGGAGCAGCTCATATCCAACGAAATCCCCCAGGTGGACCTCAGCCAGAAAGTGTCCCCCTTCCTTCTCAATGTGCCCCAGCTCCTCTATCCTCAGGAGAGCCCCAAGCAGGAGGCCCCCAAACAAGAGACTCCAAAGCAG GATAATGATGTGTGCCAGGACTGCATCAAATTCGTGACTGACGCTCAAGCGGAGGCCAAGCAGAACTCCTCATATCTCGACTcttttattcaaaatattgaGAACCAGTGTGACCTGCTGGGACCAAGTTTGGCTGAAATG TGCAAGCAGTATGTCAGCCAGTATGGTGGTGTTGTTGTTCAGATGATCATGTCCATG GATCCCAAGGATCTGTGTGTCCATGCTGGTTTCTGTACTGCTATGAAGAAGTCCTTTCCCATGCTGAAGCTGCAGGCTGCCAAGACTCTAC CTGCTGCCAAGACTCTACCTGCTGCCAAGACTCTACCTGCTCTGAAGCTTTTCCCTGCCACCAAGGTCGAGGCTGCCACTGACAAGTCTGCTAAG CCCATGGTGCGTGTCCGTGAATCCCCACAGTGCGCCATTTGTGAGTTTGTGATGAAGCAGTTGGAGACTATGCTGGAGGATCAGAAAACCGAG gagGAGGTGATTCAAGCTGTGGAGAAGGTGTGCACATATCTGCCGTCTTCTCTGACCGCCCAGTGTAAGGACCTGGTTGAAACCTACGGCCAGGCCATCATTGAGCTGCTGGTGCAGCAGGCCGACCCCAAGACCGTCTGCGCAGTGCTGGCACTCTGCAATGATGCCAGCCGTGCATTTGTCC CTGCTCTTGACCAGACTCGCTTCAAGGCTGGGGGCTACTGCAAGGTTTGCAAGATGGCCGTCGGTTACATTGATCAACTTCTGGAGCAGAACGCAACAGAGGCACAGATCGAGGAGGCTGTGAGGAAAGTGTGCAGCTTTCTGCCCGACTCTTTCCAGACCGAA TGCGACCAGATGATTGAACAGTATGAACCAATGCTGATCCAGCTGCTTCTCCAGATGCTCGACCCAGACTTTGTGTGCATG AAAGTGGGAGCCTGTCCTGAAACTCTGCGCAGGCTGCTGGGAATGGAGCAGTGCAGCTGGGGACCTGCATTCTGGTGCAAGAACATGGAGACAGCAACTCGGTGCAAT gCTGTGGCTCACTGCAAACGTCACGTGTGGGTATAG
- the mrps6 gene encoding 28S ribosomal protein S6, mitochondrial gives MPRYQLALILKAMQRPATAATLRRSVESLMERGAVVRDIENLGERLLPYKITKHNERHSRGSYFLIDFYAAPDILTGLLNHLHRDVDVVRPTVLKNETEVSRSNCCGPPQ, from the coding sequence ATGCCTCGCTACCAACTCGCCCTGATCCTGAAGGCGATGCAGCGGCCGGCGACAGCAGCCACTCTGCGGCGGTCAGTGGAGAGTCTGATGGAGCGGGGAGCGGTGGTGAGGGACATTGAGAACCTGGGGGAGAGACTGTTGCCCTACAAGATAACCAAACACAATGAGAGGCACAGCCGAGGGTCTTACTTTCTGATCGATTTCTACGCAGCCCCCGACATCCTCACAGGCTTACTGAATCATCTGCACCGGGACGTGGACGTGGTTAGACCCACTGTGCTGAAGAATGAGACCGAGGTCTCCAGAAGTAACTGCTGTGGCCCTCCACAGTGA
- the nolc1 gene encoding nucleolar and coiled-body phosphoprotein 1 isoform X2 yields MAAPNSVPSDLYKCVYSFLLENKFTKAAQQFLKQTKVTPQDQNEENLVGIYNFWMKSPEAKKRKAPPNTAEATNGPSAKKAKTSAESSSEESSSEDEEAVAKPAPTKAVPAAKVVPAKAAAAAKAASSSSEDSSDSEEEKAPAKAPAKAPVKAPVKSPAAPAAGRKKDSSSSSEESDSEDEQPAKATTTKPKAGAVTAAKPAVPAKAAAPKKQESSSEDSSSDSEDEEPAKKAPAKPAPVKAAAAAAESSSEDSSSEDEAPPSKKPKAGAYSAVPPPASVQKAPAAPAAAAASKAEDSDSSDSSDEEEEKKVAAKPAPAKTPAAKPVTPKPAAKKQESSSESSDSSSDEEEAKKPAAKVTPAKAAPVKPVPAKAAPAKDSDSDSSSSEDEEEAKKPAVKVTPAKAAPAKPVAAKATPAKEDSSEEDSSSEEEETAKKPAAKPAAKPAAAKATPAKKDESSSSESSSEDEAPAKPAAKAAAKPTPAAAASKAPAKAAESSSESEDSSEDEKEPAKAKPAAKPASKPATPASKPATPAAKSAAAAESSSDSSSEDEEEPAKAKPTAAKPAAKPATPVAKPAAAAESSSDSDSSSEDEEPAVKAKPAAAKPATPAAKPATPAAKPAAAAESSSDSDSSSEDEEPAVKAKPAAAKPATPASKPATPAAKPAAAAESSSDSDSSSEDEEPAVKAKPAAATPAAKPATPAAKPAAKPAAAAESSSDSDSSSEDEEPAVKAKPAAAKPATPKPATPAAKPAAAAESSSDSDSSDSEDEAAKPAVKKATPAATPTAPKAAPAAAKKAEESSSDSSDSSDSETETKPTPAKPAVANGKAATPKAASTPKTPAKPAESSSSDSSSEEEEEASKKPVKPATPAATPKTTPAAKAKESSSSSSDSSSEEEEAPRKAATAPSTPTANGTNGKRKRDEESESEEEDEETDKTPKNKKATTTPQTFPKVNKKSGNVPFRRIREEEVSVDPRLSNNSFEAKYGAEGDWGQKANDVLKFTKGKSFRHEKTKKKRGSYRGGAISTTVNSIKFDSD; encoded by the exons ATGGCGGCGCCGAACTCAGTGCCGAGTGATCTTTACAAATGCGTATATTCATTTCTGCTGGAGAATAAGTTCACCAAGGCGGCCCAGCAGTTTCTGAAACAGACTAAAGTG ACCCCACAAGATCAAAATGAGGAGAACCTCGTCGGCATCTACAACTTCTGGATGAA GTCTCCTGAGGCCAAGAAACGAAAGGCGCCACCTAACACAGCTGAAGCTACAAATGGTCCATCagccaaaaaagcaaaaaccagTGCGGAGAGCTCCAGTGAAGAGTCGAGCAGCGAGGATGAAGAAGCAGTTGCAAAACCAGCGCCGACCAAGGCAGTCCCTGCAG CCAAGGTGGTGCCGgctaaagcagcagcagctgctaaAGCGGCCTCCAGCAGCAGTGAAGACTCCAGTGACTCTGAGGAGGAGAAGGCTCCTGCAAAGGCTCCTGCAAAGGCACCTGTAAAG GCTCCTGTGAAGtcacctgctgctcctgctgcaggaCGGAAGAAAGACAGCAGCTCTAGCAGTGAAGAATCCGACTCTGAGGATGAGCAGCCCGCCAAAGCAACGACAACAA AACCCAAGGCTGGTGCCGTCACAGCAGCCAAACCAGCTGTTCCTGCTAAAGCCGCTGCTCCGAAGAAGCAGGAGAGCAGCAGTGAAGATAGTTCCTCAGATTCTGAAGATGAAGAACCAGCAAAGAAG GCTCCAGCCAAACCGGCTCCAGTGaaggctgctgcagctgctgctgaatCAAGCAGCGAAGACTCGTCATCTGAAGATGAGGCTCCGCCCAGCAAAAAACCCAAAgcag GAGCGTATAGTGCAGTCCCACCTCCTGCTTCAGTCCAGAAAGCTCCAgctgctccagcagcagcagcagcaagcaAAGCAGAGGACAGCGACTCCTCAGACAGCAGTgatgaggaagaagagaagaaagtaGCTG CAAAACCTGCACCGGCAAAGACACCTGCTGCCAAACCTGTAACACCCAAACCTGCTGCAAAGAAGCAGGAGTCCAGCTCTGAGAGTTCAG ATTCAAGCTCAGATGAAGAGGAGGCAAAGAAGCCTGCAGCCAAAGTCACCCCAGCTAAAGCTGCTCCAGTCAAACCTGTGCCAGCTAAAGCTGCACCTGCGAAAGACTCCGATTCCGACTCTTCAAGTTCAGAGGACGAAGAGGAGGCAAAGAAACCTGCAGTGAAGGTGACTCCAGCTAAGGCTGCTCCAGCTAAACCTGTTGCAGCTAAAGCAACACCTGCTAAAGAAGATTCGTCAGAGGAAGATTCCAGCTCAGAAGAGGAGGAAACTGCAAAGAAGCCTGCAGCTAAACCTGCAGCTAAACCTGCAGCTGCCAAGGCTACCCCAGCTAAAAAAGACGAGTCCTCTAGCTCAG AAAGCAGCTCTGAAGATGAGGCTCCAGCAAAACCTGCTGCTAAAGCTGCAGCCAAACCGacgcctgctgctgctgcctctaaGGCTCCAGCCAAGGCAGCAGAGAGTAGCTCTGAGTCAGAGGACTCTTCTGAGGACGAGAAAGAACCAGCAAAAGCCAAGCCAGCAGCTAAGCCGGCATCTAAACCTGCTACGCCAGCTTCAAAGCCTGCTACTCCTGCAGCaaagtctgctgctgctgcagagagcaGCTCAGACTCCTCCTCTGAGGATGAGGAAGAACCGGCTAAGGCTAAGCCAACAGCAGCTAAACCAGCAGCTAAGCCCGCTACCCCTGTTGCAaagcctgctgctgcagcagagagcagctCGGATTCCGACTCCTCTTCTGAAGACGAAGAACCAGCAGTCAAGGCTAAACCTGCTGCAGCAAAACCAGCTACACCAGCAGCAAAGCCTGCTACTCCTGCTGCAaagcctgctgctgcagcagagagcagctCGGACTCTGACTCTTCCTCTGAAGACGAAGAACCAGCAGTCAAGGCTAAACCTGCGGCAGCTAAACCGGCTACGCCAGCCTCAAAGCCTGCTACTCCTGCAGCAAAGCCTGCTGCAGCAGCCGAGAGCAGCTCAGATTCCGACTCCTCTTCTGAAGACGAAGAACCAGCAGTCAAGGCTAAACCTGCAGCAGCTACACCAGCTGCAAAGCCTGCTACTCCTGCAGCAAAGCCTGCAGCAAAGCCTGCTGCAGCAGCCGAGAGCAGCTCAGATTCCGACTCCTCCTCTGAAGACGAAGAACCAGCAGTCAAGGCAAAGCCTGCAGCAGCTAAACCAGCTACACCAAAGCCTGCTACCCCTGCTGCAaagcctgcagcagcagctgagagcAGCTCCGACAGCGACAGCTCAGACTCTGAGGATGAGGCAGCCAAACCTGCAGTCAAGAAAGCAACCCCTGCTGCTACGCCCACAGCCCCAAAGGCAGCTCCAGCTGCAGCAAAGAAGGCTGAGGAGAGCAGCTCTGACTCCTCAGACAGCTCTGATTCAGAGACGGAAACAAAGCCAACCCCCGCTAAGCCTGCAGTCGCCAACGGCAAGGCAGCAACACCCAAGGCAGCATCAACACCCAAGACCCCAGCAAAGCCAGCAGAGTCCTCATCCAGTGACAGCAGCtctgaagaggaagaagaggccaGTAAGAAGCCCGTAAAACCTGCTACACCTGCCGCAACACCCAAGACGACCCCAGCAGCTAAAGCtaaagagagcagcagcagctcctcagaCAGTTCatcagaggaagaggaagcaCCCCGCAAAGCAGCCACAGCACCTTCCACCCCTACAGCAAATG GTACCaatggaaagagaaaaagagatgaaGAATCAGAAAGtgaagaggaagatgaagagacagacaaaacacccaaaaacaagAAAGCAACAACTACACCACAAACGTTTCCTAAAGTCAATAAGAAG
- the nolc1 gene encoding nucleolar and coiled-body phosphoprotein 1 isoform X1 — protein MAAPNSVPSDLYKCVYSFLLENKFTKAAQQFLKQTKVTPQDQNEENLVGIYNFWMKSPEAKKRKAPPNTAEATNGPSAKKAKTSAESSSEESSSEDEEAVAKPAPTKAVPAAAKVVPAKAAAAAKAASSSSEDSSDSEEEKAPAKAPAKAPVKAPVKSPAAPAAGRKKDSSSSSEESDSEDEQPAKATTTKPKAGAVTAAKPAVPAKAAAPKKQESSSEDSSSDSEDEEPAKKAPAKPAPVKAAAAAAESSSEDSSSEDEAPPSKKPKAGAYSAVPPPASVQKAPAAPAAAAASKAEDSDSSDSSDEEEEKKVAAKPAPAKTPAAKPVTPKPAAKKQESSSESSDSSSDEEEAKKPAAKVTPAKAAPVKPVPAKAAPAKDSDSDSSSSEDEEEAKKPAVKVTPAKAAPAKPVAAKATPAKEDSSEEDSSSEEEETAKKPAAKPAAKPAAAKATPAKKDESSSSESSSEDEAPAKPAAKAAAKPTPAAAASKAPAKAAESSSESEDSSEDEKEPAKAKPAAKPASKPATPASKPATPAAKSAAAAESSSDSSSEDEEEPAKAKPTAAKPAAKPATPVAKPAAAAESSSDSDSSSEDEEPAVKAKPAAAKPATPAAKPATPAAKPAAAAESSSDSDSSSEDEEPAVKAKPAAAKPATPASKPATPAAKPAAAAESSSDSDSSSEDEEPAVKAKPAAATPAAKPATPAAKPAAKPAAAAESSSDSDSSSEDEEPAVKAKPAAAKPATPKPATPAAKPAAAAESSSDSDSSDSEDEAAKPAVKKATPAATPTAPKAAPAAAKKAEESSSDSSDSSDSETETKPTPAKPAVANGKAATPKAASTPKTPAKPAESSSSDSSSEEEEEASKKPVKPATPAATPKTTPAAKAKESSSSSSDSSSEEEEAPRKAATAPSTPTANGTNGKRKRDEESESEEEDEETDKTPKNKKATTTPQTFPKVNKKSGNVPFRRIREEEVSVDPRLSNNSFEAKYGAEGDWGQKANDVLKFTKGKSFRHEKTKKKRGSYRGGAISTTVNSIKFDSD, from the exons ATGGCGGCGCCGAACTCAGTGCCGAGTGATCTTTACAAATGCGTATATTCATTTCTGCTGGAGAATAAGTTCACCAAGGCGGCCCAGCAGTTTCTGAAACAGACTAAAGTG ACCCCACAAGATCAAAATGAGGAGAACCTCGTCGGCATCTACAACTTCTGGATGAA GTCTCCTGAGGCCAAGAAACGAAAGGCGCCACCTAACACAGCTGAAGCTACAAATGGTCCATCagccaaaaaagcaaaaaccagTGCGGAGAGCTCCAGTGAAGAGTCGAGCAGCGAGGATGAAGAAGCAGTTGCAAAACCAGCGCCGACCAAGGCAGTCCCTGCAG CAGCCAAGGTGGTGCCGgctaaagcagcagcagctgctaaAGCGGCCTCCAGCAGCAGTGAAGACTCCAGTGACTCTGAGGAGGAGAAGGCTCCTGCAAAGGCTCCTGCAAAGGCACCTGTAAAG GCTCCTGTGAAGtcacctgctgctcctgctgcaggaCGGAAGAAAGACAGCAGCTCTAGCAGTGAAGAATCCGACTCTGAGGATGAGCAGCCCGCCAAAGCAACGACAACAA AACCCAAGGCTGGTGCCGTCACAGCAGCCAAACCAGCTGTTCCTGCTAAAGCCGCTGCTCCGAAGAAGCAGGAGAGCAGCAGTGAAGATAGTTCCTCAGATTCTGAAGATGAAGAACCAGCAAAGAAG GCTCCAGCCAAACCGGCTCCAGTGaaggctgctgcagctgctgctgaatCAAGCAGCGAAGACTCGTCATCTGAAGATGAGGCTCCGCCCAGCAAAAAACCCAAAgcag GAGCGTATAGTGCAGTCCCACCTCCTGCTTCAGTCCAGAAAGCTCCAgctgctccagcagcagcagcagcaagcaAAGCAGAGGACAGCGACTCCTCAGACAGCAGTgatgaggaagaagagaagaaagtaGCTG CAAAACCTGCACCGGCAAAGACACCTGCTGCCAAACCTGTAACACCCAAACCTGCTGCAAAGAAGCAGGAGTCCAGCTCTGAGAGTTCAG ATTCAAGCTCAGATGAAGAGGAGGCAAAGAAGCCTGCAGCCAAAGTCACCCCAGCTAAAGCTGCTCCAGTCAAACCTGTGCCAGCTAAAGCTGCACCTGCGAAAGACTCCGATTCCGACTCTTCAAGTTCAGAGGACGAAGAGGAGGCAAAGAAACCTGCAGTGAAGGTGACTCCAGCTAAGGCTGCTCCAGCTAAACCTGTTGCAGCTAAAGCAACACCTGCTAAAGAAGATTCGTCAGAGGAAGATTCCAGCTCAGAAGAGGAGGAAACTGCAAAGAAGCCTGCAGCTAAACCTGCAGCTAAACCTGCAGCTGCCAAGGCTACCCCAGCTAAAAAAGACGAGTCCTCTAGCTCAG AAAGCAGCTCTGAAGATGAGGCTCCAGCAAAACCTGCTGCTAAAGCTGCAGCCAAACCGacgcctgctgctgctgcctctaaGGCTCCAGCCAAGGCAGCAGAGAGTAGCTCTGAGTCAGAGGACTCTTCTGAGGACGAGAAAGAACCAGCAAAAGCCAAGCCAGCAGCTAAGCCGGCATCTAAACCTGCTACGCCAGCTTCAAAGCCTGCTACTCCTGCAGCaaagtctgctgctgctgcagagagcaGCTCAGACTCCTCCTCTGAGGATGAGGAAGAACCGGCTAAGGCTAAGCCAACAGCAGCTAAACCAGCAGCTAAGCCCGCTACCCCTGTTGCAaagcctgctgctgcagcagagagcagctCGGATTCCGACTCCTCTTCTGAAGACGAAGAACCAGCAGTCAAGGCTAAACCTGCTGCAGCAAAACCAGCTACACCAGCAGCAAAGCCTGCTACTCCTGCTGCAaagcctgctgctgcagcagagagcagctCGGACTCTGACTCTTCCTCTGAAGACGAAGAACCAGCAGTCAAGGCTAAACCTGCGGCAGCTAAACCGGCTACGCCAGCCTCAAAGCCTGCTACTCCTGCAGCAAAGCCTGCTGCAGCAGCCGAGAGCAGCTCAGATTCCGACTCCTCTTCTGAAGACGAAGAACCAGCAGTCAAGGCTAAACCTGCAGCAGCTACACCAGCTGCAAAGCCTGCTACTCCTGCAGCAAAGCCTGCAGCAAAGCCTGCTGCAGCAGCCGAGAGCAGCTCAGATTCCGACTCCTCCTCTGAAGACGAAGAACCAGCAGTCAAGGCAAAGCCTGCAGCAGCTAAACCAGCTACACCAAAGCCTGCTACCCCTGCTGCAaagcctgcagcagcagctgagagcAGCTCCGACAGCGACAGCTCAGACTCTGAGGATGAGGCAGCCAAACCTGCAGTCAAGAAAGCAACCCCTGCTGCTACGCCCACAGCCCCAAAGGCAGCTCCAGCTGCAGCAAAGAAGGCTGAGGAGAGCAGCTCTGACTCCTCAGACAGCTCTGATTCAGAGACGGAAACAAAGCCAACCCCCGCTAAGCCTGCAGTCGCCAACGGCAAGGCAGCAACACCCAAGGCAGCATCAACACCCAAGACCCCAGCAAAGCCAGCAGAGTCCTCATCCAGTGACAGCAGCtctgaagaggaagaagaggccaGTAAGAAGCCCGTAAAACCTGCTACACCTGCCGCAACACCCAAGACGACCCCAGCAGCTAAAGCtaaagagagcagcagcagctcctcagaCAGTTCatcagaggaagaggaagcaCCCCGCAAAGCAGCCACAGCACCTTCCACCCCTACAGCAAATG GTACCaatggaaagagaaaaagagatgaaGAATCAGAAAGtgaagaggaagatgaagagacagacaaaacacccaaaaacaagAAAGCAACAACTACACCACAAACGTTTCCTAAAGTCAATAAGAAG